The segment taaatgcgaaaaattttagatgatttttttttcttttttttcccttttttgaaaattaagcaggatcttttatataaacatatacattccCATATTTCTCCTGAGAAGTTACACTCTTTCAAAGGAGGAAGTgagaattacatttttatttttttctatccatttttttttcaagatttactataattttgttttgtttgcttttttattttattcaaaaattcaaCTTCTCGTAATTCAAAACCTATGCCATTTAGCATCgtgcatattattttattttttacttgaaaattatttattttataaaagaataaaagaaatagaaaagtttataaatgaatcaagctttctaatatatttttaaataattacattccGACTTAACaagttttaatgaaaaattgaattaaaataaggaTTGCTAGTGTCATTCTCTAACAATACGgaaggaataaaaatattaatataatataaaaataacctTTTTACTAGTGAAAAATGTCcaccaaattttatttttttaacttgttcaaaatttgagaaaaaaatagtctaatttttaaaaaagctaCCGCTTTAGGGAAAGGTATGGaagtatatgtttatatgaaaaacCATTAATTTTCGACAAAGGATCACCTCAAATTTTTTGCACTTATTAAAAGTCatcttgtatattatataacaattagtattaaaaattaaaaagttctggcaattaaatattaaaataatttttaaatgaagtaTTTAAGTATTAAAGGTTTGATGTCGgagatttaaagaatttaatttttataagaatagaGGAAggcataataaaaaagttatgcaACAGCtaatattgatgaaaaatgCAATCTTTGCTAAGCATGTTTTTGACAGCTGAATATGTTTGACCtctataaagtaaatctatcgTAAATGACAAAGACAAGACTGAACTCCCGATCTTTTATGATGTCCATATTTACCATATATTACCAGTTTGATAACGATCTATACAATGCGTTCACGCATGTACGCGTGCGCACCGCAATTGAAACTTTAAGTAAGGTCAACTGGTATATCTGCGTTCACTCTGCATCATTACTATCGTCACGATTATGTTCATCTTCGCGACGAAGTTACACTTTTTCTCGTCGTTTAACCAAACGGTTTCCGGATTTTTTTAGactatgtcaaattaaaaaaatattgatttatctataaatatacaataaaaaaaattatgtatgattataaACTCTTAATtatacgaaaataaattttaatttgtggtTAGCATTCTGGACGTGTAATTTTACCTACTTGTATTCTATTtgtctttcaattttttttaagatataaaacaacgtctttttaattattttaacagcaAGTTGTGTATAGAGCATAGGTTACAAttaagcaaaatattaatttttacaccaaatcttaaattttaatgcattttacAGGAAGGCTAACACAGGATGGCGGAAGCCCATTCAGCCGTAGCATTCAGCTTCTCGATAACACACGAAGGATGGGATGTAAACTTCGATCGGGAGGTGCTTCACTTGGTGTGGCTCTCTGGTGTGCGATCGTGGAAGAAGAGATTCTTCCGATTTCAGGTAAGCGCCGATCACAACGTTTTTAATCTCTGTACAACATCAATattcaattctatttttatacgtatatatttattttccagaataatttgaaaagcGGCATATATCCAGCTTCTTTAGAAAGTTTGTGGATTACTGTAATGTTAGTAACGGTGATACACTTTGCCGGTTACAAGGTTCCGTATGACCTCGTTGGAAAAGTTTCACCGTATCTATCCGGGTaaggttaattaattaatgtaatttcgcATAATCAATCGCATTTTTGTGATTCATCGCACTTATAAATTAACAGTAATGTCTCTGGAATTAATCACTTCTTTTTTTGTGACAGATCCTCTATACTCGCGCACCTGGCAGGCTCTTTTGTAGTCGGATTGTTCTTATGGCTAGCAGTTATATACGCGATTCGGTATACGTTGAAATTGTTACTTATATACAAAGGATGGATGTACGAAGCAAGGGGTAAGAAGCGCAAGTCATCAAGGTTGACAAAAACCTGGCTTTTGCTAGTGAAATTATTCTCTGGTTGGCATAAACCTATGCTGTATAGCTTCCAAGGATCTTTGCCACGATTGCCGCTACCGGCGGTAGCCGATACTATGAAACGGGTTAGATCAATaatcatatttcataattttatgttagaCTCATTAACTTACTGTGTTCGCAGacataaattgaatttgataccgactttttgttattttataaaatatttgtgttttatttttatttgtaaaatcgtTTTAATGACatggtaattattttatttctgaaattgAGTTTATTGATGACTCTTACTATATCGAACATTGTTTAAGCGTTTTTCCGAAtatttgtgttttaattaattctcaaaTATCAGacattacaataaaatgtaagattGTTATTAGTATACTGCTAGAGTAGAATGCTATCggtggtaaaaaaaaagtgtgaaTGAGTCTAGAACATTTATGtctgtttaaatattgttgacgaaaatttaaaatatgttgtttAAACAAAATAGTATTTGAAGAGTGTGCGACCATTGGTGGATGACGAGAATTATGCTCGCATGGAAAGATTGGCTACCGAGTTTCAAAATGGCATCGGCGTCAAGTTGCAGCGTTATTTAGTTCTCAAATCTTGGTGGTCCACCAACTATGTGTCCGATTGGTGGGAGGAATACGTTTATCTGCGTGGAAGATCACCTTTGATGGTTAACTCGAATTTTTATGGAATTGATGCCATTCTTTCGTATCCTACGAATCTGCAAGCTGCGCGAGCTGCAGCAGTTATACATTCCTGCTTACAATATAGACGTCTTATTGAACGTCAAGAATTAGAACCAGTTAGTAGcctttttgttatttatttttttattttacgaagaatagagaaattttcatctaaatacataaatttgcatttgtaaAACAAagctaataaaataagtattaaatagtataattacaaaattgatttttttttatttcaaaaaataatataataatgtataaaaattttcaattcttgGATATCTTTGTTTTGAgtttttattgaaagaaaaatgtataaagtacaagaataaaaaattgcaatattttacattttatttagcataaatataaagcttattatcatatatatcaaaaataatatgtgcTTTTAGATTTTGGTGCAAGGATTAGTACCATTATGCTCTTGGCAATATGAAAGAGTGTTTAACACTACACGAGTGCCAGGGATAGATGTTGATAAGATTGTGCATTATCAAGACTCTAAACATATAGTAGTTTATCATAAAGGCAGATATTTTAaagtgttaatttattatcgaaaTAGGATTCTTCAAGCTTGTGAAATAGAACtgtaagttattttatttgtttatcagTATACATTTTCTTATCTATTGGGTGCATATCGTGTCtactataatgaaaatatcatGTTACAGTcagattgaacaaattttaaatgacaatTCAACACCGTCGGAGGGAGAGGAGAAACTAGCTGCGTTAACGGCTGGTGAAAGAACTGCCTGGGCACAGACTAGACAAGACTTCTTTGCAAAAGGTGTAAATAAAGCTTCATTGGATATTATTGAGAAGGCTGCATTCGTAGTCGCACTAGACGATGTACCTTACGAATATGAGCCAGTATGTTATTCAATaaactaaagatatattttgaatagaaAGAATACTAACTAGACAAAACTAATACTTGTTATAAACACTTCATACCTTAGGACCATCCAGAAAAATTAGATCACTATGGTAGGATTTTATTACATGGAAAAGGATATGATCGATGGtttgataaatcttttacgCTGTGTGTTGGGACCAATGGCAGAGTGAGTAATATATTcacaattatttcatatatgaaAACTaagattaacttttattttataaaaatgattcctATTTACAGATCGGCTTTAACGCAGAACATTCTTGGTGAGTAGATTTTAGAACAttggattattttaaataacaaaacataacttgatatttttttataaaaacttttattatatggaaagaaaattattttgagataTATCACATTTCGTTTATTTTACACGGAGACAAACATAGAGCgcaatcttattatatataatatattagaaacaATTAGatcattttcaataatataaaataagctCTATTATACACAAACTTATGTATATCGAAACACCACATATAATGATAAGTAATGAGCAGGGCAGATGCTGCAGTCATGTCGCATTTATGGGAGTACGTGATATGTTCGGAGTTCCTGAACAGAGAGTAAGAATTATAATCCACAGAATTATATcgttttgtatatttcttcttctgcttttgaaaaataactgttatttatttctatctatttctTGTAGGACttctatgaaaataattcagaCCACAATAcctatatctttattttatttaaagaaaaaaacctCAGCAAATCTTTAGTGCTTCCAGTGCCCTTTGCAGCAGAGAGATCTTTAAAGGTTTTCTGGGGTTCTTATGCCTATGTTTCAatcttctaaatattattttctgcagGTTACCTTCTTCTACTGGGTATTTTTTACTGATGATGAATGttctttacatatttcttttcacgTTATAACGTTAATATTTCGTTCTGATATGCTTATTAGGGCTGATGCACCGGTGATGGGAACTCTATGGGAATTTATTATGGCTGCTGATAATGAAATTgggtaattttatttgtgcactgttttcatttaaaataatgggATATAAATCACTAACCTTTCATACTGCATCATTCCTaacaatcatataatttttattttactataattatataatgattatgttttatatatatatatatatattatgaacatATTTGTGCAtgcaaatttgttaattttttttatgttaaaaatattgtaattggCTTACAAAAGcttctaaaattattcaattgtttagtttattacaaaataaatatatatataactctcAGATATAATAAGGATGGACATAATATGGGCACTCCGGAATTTACACCTCCAGCTCCAATTCGACTACAGTGGGATCTGAATGTTAAATGTATTGAAGCTATTGAGCAATCCTATcaggtaataataatataatataaaagctcAATTTAGCATTATATTTAGTGGTGACTACATAATAaaccaattttatatttaatatagatagCACACAATATATTGAATGACGTTGAGTTGCGTATTTACGTGCATGATGCTTATGGCAAAGGTTTGATGAAGGCCAATTCCATATCACCAGACGCCTATATACAAATGGCGCTTCAACTGGCTTATTATCGTGATGCTGGAAAGTTCAGTTTAACTTATGAAGCTTCCATGACGAGATTATTCCGAGAAGGTAGAACGGAAACAGTTAGACCATGCACTATTGAATCTTCTAACTGGGTGAAAACAATGGAGAACAAAGTATCAACGGTAAAAGcaaaataagcaaaaatataaatatatatatttgattatttgtatatttctaataaagtttttttccgATATACAGATAGATGAAAAAATCAAACTACTAATAGATGCAGTAGCACAACATCAAAAAGGCTATCAAGATGCCATGTGTGGTAAAGGAATAGATAGACACCTATTCTGTTTGTATGTAGTATCAAAGTACTTAGAAGTAGACTCGCCATTTTTGAAGGTAACTGTTTATTATcacataacaataaattatattacaattgattaacaatcttataaaaaaatgtaacaaaacgttttattatatttctattgtaGGAGGTTCTAAGTGAACCATGGAGATTGTCAACATCACAAACTCCACATGGCCAAACTTCAAAATTGGATTTGAAAAAATACCCTAATTGCATTTCTGCAGGTGGCGGATTTGGCCCTGTGGCTGATGATGGTTATGGTGTTTCTTACATTATTGCAGGAGAAAATCTTCTATTCTTCCATGTCTCTAGTAAACGATCCTCTTCAAAAACggtaagatattaatttactagcatcaatcatttatatttatttcttgaattttgTTATCCATcacataatcatatattttatatttatacaaagttatacatctataaaatatagtttatatatataatatgtagttgtttagttattaaataataaatattcgtgATTATTAAGCAGCTTCAATATTTATAGGATGCCACAAGATTTGCAAAGCAGATAGAGAAAGCACTTGATGATATGAAAAACTTATTAGaccagaaaaagaaaatacatcaGAACGGGtccacataatttatttattgtttgtaaCAGTCTtgcaaaagtaattttagattaaaaaaaaataatttctccaaaataattttcctcaCATGTGGaaagatttaataatgtaaacataatttaatatcataattttttgaagGCACTTCTCATAGGCAATTATTTTGGTAAGaattaataagaagaaaataatggGCCCAAAATTCAAGATGCAGTATAGACAATTACATGTAGAGGtagatttttatagaattattatgttttcatatatatctcatcaaataatacttttactatCACCAAAtagcatttttaaataatcatttataaactGACTATTTACTCACTtgctaataatattacatagcagaaatgtgaaaaaatacaagttagaaattatcatttcttgctgtacaatattgcaaatttaagaaacacttTGACATTAAATGATTATGAAACATAAGaactaatatttgaaaatcacATATTGaaacttgaaaattttcatatataatatatgaatatgtgatataaaatatatatgtgatataaaaaagtatattattaaaattactttatatttataaacataattttataacttaacaATTGAATAaggtttataaatattaattaattgaatttggAACATTTATATCATGCACATCTACTGTGAgtgtaaagtttaaaaatttaatatgtatatatatatgtatatgtgtatatatatattcatattttaatatatatatatatataatatatgtatatatatatatatatatatatatatataaaatatatatatacaatatacatacaaataatatctCATCCTAATTTAGCATTAATTAAAGACGTGAATACAAtgcaatttacaaatataaaggaAGTAAAAATCTTCTCCacaaatatatgcaattaataagCAAGAATCAGCTGCATCTTAATATGGAAAGACAATTTATCAGTCTCATCAGTCTAATATCTGATGTGATATACAAATAACTATGAATAATATGTGATCACtttgatttcttttgtaaGCAAACGTTTAACGATGCCATATATTGATATGTGCAACTTATCAATGCAAAATGTTTTACTTGTAAGTAATTACTAATtagtaagtaattttatacttaGAAAAAGTGTACGACTATATTCtctacactatatatatatatttgttaaaactaTATAAGTTTAAAGATATTGGTGCTTCTATAAAACTTGTTATTACTTGGTGGTGTTAcacaattaatctttattgaCTTTTAAGCTGAATATGCAAAGAGATAATATGAAATGTGCAAGatcataaaatagatatacatataacacattttgtatactttatttcatatttgtatGTTTGATGAAAGTTTTGAGAGTCTCTCTAAAGATTATAGAgacataaaattgtataatagaattttatgttacatttattacagTGACTTTGATATTgacattgtaaataaaaataatactctatgaaaattataatcaagaatttataaaaagtaatagatataaaacatgtttatcaaagaataaactattaaatattggCAC is part of the Anoplolepis gracilipes chromosome 2, ASM4749672v1, whole genome shotgun sequence genome and harbors:
- the Whd gene encoding carnitine O-palmitoyltransferase 1, liver isoform isoform X2 translates to MAEAHSAVAFSFSITHEGWDVNFDREVLHLVWLSGVRSWKKRFFRFQNNLKSGIYPASLESLWITVMLVTVIHFAGYKVPYDLVGKVSPYLSGSSILAHLAGSFVVGLFLWLAVIYAIRYTLKLLLIYKGWMYEARGKKRKSSRLTKTWLLLVKLFSGWHKPMLYSFQGSLPRLPLPAVADTMKRYLKSVRPLVDDENYARMERLATEFQNGIGVKLQRYLVLKSWWSTNYVSDWWEEYVYLRGRSPLMVNSNFYGIDAILSYPTNLQAARAAAVIHSCLQYRRLIERQELEPILVQGLVPLCSWQYERVFNTTRVPGIDVDKIVHYQDSKHIVVYHKGRYFKVLIYYRNRILQACEIELQIEQILNDNSTPSEGEEKLAALTAGERTAWAQTRQDFFAKGVNKASLDIIEKAAFVVALDDVPYEYEPDHPEKLDHYGRILLHGKGYDRWFDKSFTLCVGTNGRIGFNAEHSWADAAVMSHLWEYVICSEFLNREYNKDGHNMGTPEFTPPAPIRLQWDLNVKCIEAIEQSYQIAHNILNDVELRIYVHDAYGKGLMKANSISPDAYIQMALQLAYYRDAGKFSLTYEASMTRLFREGRTETVRPCTIESSNWVKTMENKVSTIDEKIKLLIDAVAQHQKGYQDAMCGKGIDRHLFCLYVVSKYLEVDSPFLKEVLSEPWRLSTSQTPHGQTSKLDLKKYPNCISAGGGFGPVADDGYGVSYIIAGENLLFFHVSSKRSSSKTDATRFAKQIEKALDDMKNLLDQKKKIHQNGST
- the Whd gene encoding carnitine O-palmitoyltransferase 1, liver isoform isoform X3 is translated as MAEAHSAVAFSFSITHEGWDVNFDREVLHLVWLSGVRSWKKRFFRFQNNLKSGIYPASLESLWITVMLVTVIHFAGYKVPYDLVGKVSPYLSGSSILAHLAGSFVVGLFLWLAVIYAIRYTLKLLLIYKGWMYEARGKKRKSSRLTKTWLLLVKLFSGWHKPMLYSFQGSLPRLPLPAVADTMKRYLKSVRPLVDDENYARMERLATEFQNGIGVKLQRYLVLKSWWSTNYVSDWWEEYVYLRGRSPLMVNSNFYGIDAILSYPTNLQAARAAAVIHSCLQYRRLIERQELEPILVQGLVPLCSWQYERVFNTTRVPGIDVDKIVHYQDSKHIVVYHKGRYFKVLIYYRNRILQACEIELQIEQILNDNSTPSEGEEKLAALTAGERTAWAQTRQDFFAKGVNKASLDIIEKAAFVVALDDVPYEYEPDHPEKLDHYGRILLHGKGYDRWFDKSFTLCVGTNGRIGFNAEHSWADAPVMGTLWEFIMAADNEIGYNKDGHNMGTPEFTPPAPIRLQWDLNVKCIEAIEQSYQIAHNILNDVELRIYVHDAYGKGLMKANSISPDAYIQMALQLAYYRDAGKFSLTYEASMTRLFREGRTETVRPCTIESSNWVKTMENKVSTIDEKIKLLIDAVAQHQKGYQDAMCGKGIDRHLFCLYVVSKYLEVDSPFLKEVLSEPWRLSTSQTPHGQTSKLDLKKYPNCISAGGGFGPVADDGYGVSYIIAGENLLFFHVSSKRSSSKTDATRFAKQIEKALDDMKNLLDQKKKIHQNGST
- the Whd gene encoding carnitine O-palmitoyltransferase 1, liver isoform isoform X1, which translates into the protein MAEAHSAVAFSFSITHEGWDVNFDREVLHLVWLSGVRSWKKRFFRFQNNLKSGIYPASLESLWITVMLVTVIHFAGYKVPYDLVGKVSPYLSGSSILAHLAGSFVVGLFLWLAVIYAIRYTLKLLLIYKGWMYEARGKKRKSSRLTKTWLLLVKLFSGWHKPMLYSFQGSLPRLPLPAVADTMKRYLKSVRPLVDDENYARMERLATEFQNGIGVKLQRYLVLKSWWSTNYVSDWWEEYVYLRGRSPLMVNSNFYGIDAILSYPTNLQAARAAAVIHSCLQYRRLIERQELEPILVQGLVPLCSWQYERVFNTTRVPGIDVDKIVHYQDSKHIVVYHKGRYFKVLIYYRNRILQACEIELQIEQILNDNSTPSEGEEKLAALTAGERTAWAQTRQDFFAKGVNKASLDIIEKAAFVVALDDVPYEYEPDHPEKLDHYGRILLHGKGYDRWFDKSFTLCVGTNGRIGFNAEHSWADAAVMSHLWEYVICSEFLNREADAPVMGTLWEFIMAADNEIGYNKDGHNMGTPEFTPPAPIRLQWDLNVKCIEAIEQSYQIAHNILNDVELRIYVHDAYGKGLMKANSISPDAYIQMALQLAYYRDAGKFSLTYEASMTRLFREGRTETVRPCTIESSNWVKTMENKVSTIDEKIKLLIDAVAQHQKGYQDAMCGKGIDRHLFCLYVVSKYLEVDSPFLKEVLSEPWRLSTSQTPHGQTSKLDLKKYPNCISAGGGFGPVADDGYGVSYIIAGENLLFFHVSSKRSSSKTDATRFAKQIEKALDDMKNLLDQKKKIHQNGST